A window of Pseudobacteroides sp. contains these coding sequences:
- a CDS encoding DUF4372 domain-containing protein — translation MVDCTKVFETLTGFLPKNILEKAVEETNAEHGTKKFTVLRQLNTMMYAHLTKKVSLRDIQDGITADKKLQEHTGTISASQISRVNINRDTNVFKMIFGDTLAKVRKYNIIRIIPGSWGILKVIDSTIIRLCLSLFPWADYRDKTAAVKVHTIYD, via the coding sequence ATGGTTGATTGTACTAAAGTTTTCGAAACTTTAACAGGCTTTTTACCTAAGAACATTTTGGAAAAAGCCGTTGAGGAAACCAATGCAGAACACGGAACAAAGAAATTTACTGTTCTTCGGCAACTTAATACGATGATGTATGCACACTTGACAAAGAAAGTAAGCCTTAGAGATATTCAAGACGGAATAACTGCTGATAAGAAACTTCAAGAACATACAGGAACCATTAGTGCTTCACAAATATCTCGTGTAAATATTAATAGAGATACCAATGTGTTTAAAATGATATTTGGAGATACACTTGCCAAGGTTAGAAAGTATAATATTATAAGAATAATTCCAGGAAGCTGGGGTATTCTTAAAGTAATCGATTCAACAATTATAAGGCTTTGCTTATCCCTTTTTCCTTGGGCTGACTATAGAGATAAAACAGCTGCAGTTAAAGTTCACACCATTTATGATAT